The genomic region AATTCGGCGCAGGCACTCCCAAGGCGAGATTCAAGTCGCTCGTCACAGAAGTGACCATCGGCAGCGAAAAGGTGGTGCTCCTGAAGCCCCAAACCTATATGAACCTGAGCGGCGATGCGGTTCGGCTGATGGGTTCCTGGTACAAGCTCTATGCAGACGAGATTCTGATCGTGTTGGACGAACTGGATCTCCCATTCGGTACGCTCCGCTTGCGTGAGCGCGGCAGCGCAGGGGGGCACAACGGACTGTCGTCCGTGATCCAGCAGCTCGGCACGAACGAGTTTCCGCGTCTGCGGGTTGGAATCGGACGGGGCCGTTCGAGTGCAACCGCGCAGGTGCTTTCGAAATTCTCGTCAGACGAACAGCAAGAATTGCCGTTCGTTGTTGCGGACGCCGCGGAGGCTGCCACACTCTGGGTGCGCGAAGGGGCGGTGACGGCCATGAACAAGATCAATGCCAGCGCGTCGAAATCGGTGGCTGAAACTGGAGGCTCGATCAGTGGTTGACGATGGGCAAGGAATCGGGCAGGTAGGCGTGGTCGGCGCGGGCACGATGGGCAGCGGGATCGCGCAGGTGATCGCCCTGGCAGGATATCCGGTGACAATGGTCGATCGGCGCGACCAGGACCTCGAGCGTGGATTGGCCTCCATCGAAAAGAGCCTTGCCCGAATGGAAAAAAAGGGCACACTCGATGCGGCAGGTGTCGCGGACGCTCGCGGCCGCATCGCGGTGTCGACCAACCCCAAGGACCTTGCCATGTCCGATCTGGTCATCGAGGCCATTTACGAGGACCTTGCCGCCAAGACCGAGCTCTTCCGCGCGCTCGACGAGGTCGTAGCCGCGGAGGCGTTGCTGGCCAGCAATACG from Thermomicrobiales bacterium harbors:
- the pth gene encoding aminoacyl-tRNA hydrolase encodes the protein MKAIVGLGNPGNQYAGTRHNIGFMVVDKLASEFGAGTPKARFKSLVTEVTIGSEKVVLLKPQTYMNLSGDAVRLMGSWYKLYADEILIVLDELDLPFGTLRLRERGSAGGHNGLSSVIQQLGTNEFPRLRVGIGRGRSSATAQVLSKFSSDEQQELPFVVADAAEAATLWVREGAVTAMNKINASASKSVAETGGSISG